From a region of the Brevibacterium siliguriense genome:
- a CDS encoding MFS transporter → MPSTHPGQAKTHRKALKSGFAAAVGTTVEWYDFYVYATAAAIVFPQVFFPEVDRSLGTLASFGTYAVAFFMRPLGGIIFGHVGDRLGRKPALTITLLIMGVATVLVGCLPDYATAGMLGPVLLIVLRMFQGLAVGGEWGGASLMSVESAPEKWKTFYGGFTQLGNPLGALLSSAAFWALAAAGDDVLMTWGWRIPFLFSVILIGVGIWVRLRIEETPVFEQEATREKDSTPILYALKFNWLPILMGMGIIAMSSGGYVIATTFIQNYATGPDVAIGADTVLAAMTVASFVEAVVTLPLAALGDKWGGKMLMYLGIGLSFATMIPLILSIEAGDVAVMFVLVSVIRLTLSGAWAPLSALMAHMFRPQARYTSMSLSYGLGAAIWGGLSPAIASGLMAWTGSIWSVVAFFGLLSVVAWLGTAFAPQHRDAVDAAAPTTDSTHQPLGDH, encoded by the coding sequence ATGCCTTCCACGCACCCGGGCCAGGCCAAGACACATCGCAAAGCATTGAAATCGGGCTTCGCGGCCGCCGTCGGCACCACCGTCGAATGGTACGACTTCTACGTCTACGCCACCGCCGCGGCCATCGTCTTCCCCCAGGTGTTCTTCCCCGAGGTCGACAGATCGCTGGGAACTCTCGCCTCCTTCGGCACCTACGCCGTGGCCTTCTTCATGCGTCCTCTGGGCGGAATCATCTTCGGCCACGTCGGCGACCGTCTCGGTCGCAAGCCCGCGCTGACGATCACCCTGCTCATCATGGGTGTGGCCACTGTCCTCGTCGGCTGTCTGCCCGACTACGCCACAGCCGGCATGCTCGGCCCCGTCCTCCTCATCGTTCTCCGGATGTTCCAGGGGCTGGCCGTGGGAGGCGAGTGGGGCGGAGCGAGCCTCATGTCGGTCGAATCCGCGCCCGAGAAGTGGAAGACCTTCTACGGCGGGTTCACCCAACTGGGAAATCCGCTCGGCGCCCTGCTGTCCTCAGCGGCCTTCTGGGCCCTGGCCGCGGCCGGTGACGATGTGCTCATGACCTGGGGATGGAGGATCCCATTCCTGTTCTCCGTCATCCTCATCGGCGTCGGCATCTGGGTGCGACTGCGCATCGAGGAGACACCGGTATTCGAGCAGGAAGCCACGCGAGAGAAGGATTCGACACCGATCCTCTACGCGCTCAAGTTCAATTGGCTGCCCATCCTCATGGGGATGGGAATCATCGCCATGTCCTCGGGCGGCTACGTCATCGCCACGACCTTCATCCAGAACTATGCCACCGGCCCAGATGTCGCCATCGGAGCCGACACCGTCCTGGCGGCCATGACCGTTGCCTCCTTCGTCGAGGCGGTCGTCACCCTGCCGTTGGCGGCGCTCGGCGACAAGTGGGGAGGCAAGATGCTCATGTACCTCGGCATCGGATTGTCCTTCGCCACCATGATCCCGCTCATCCTCTCCATCGAGGCAGGAGACGTCGCCGTGATGTTCGTCCTCGTCTCCGTCATCCGACTGACGCTCTCGGGTGCCTGGGCTCCGCTCTCGGCCCTCATGGCCCACATGTTCCGCCCGCAGGCCCGCTACACCTCGATGTCTCTGTCCTACGGTCTCGGCGCTGCCATCTGGGGCGGACTCTCGCCGGCGATCGCCAGCGGCCTCATGGCCTGGACGGGCAGCATCTGGTCGGTCGTCGCCTTCTTCGGACTGCTCTCGGTCGTCGCCTGGCTCGGCACGGCCTTCGCCCCACAGCACCGGGATGCCGTCGACGCGGCAGCACCGACCACCGATTCGACCCACCAACCCCTAGGAGATCACTGA
- a CDS encoding amidohydrolase: MRRLATFDDRDSQPTIVTADHIHTVDDANPGAEAMFIAGGMIRAIGSRAEVEAAASGTDPVRIDRPGATIVPGFVDAHAHPLMYGQMLTWIDVSPEKAGTIPEIVELMREGAKRLPAGTPIRGYGYEQRNLAERRHPRKEELDEIATDREVYIMNSSGHGGVVNSFTFEKFGITKETPNPEGGEFFRDADGKLTGELSDAACNVLTGLHGVKIGHHGPNFHLGDEAAEHQHQLDLVQREFLAGGVTALGDAQVSKREFAAYLTMVDRGALDMRVSMYFLSHLLDQVIDLGLTGPFGNAFLSAAGIKLYADGTLGGWTAYFPEGYVGDPCRTGQLYHDPREYTELLSRAHANGLQTATHAQSPTAIAMVVDAVEKALEERPDADARHRIEHCGLPTEADIARMAELGIRPVNQTQHYFNWGEGVEQAIGTPGERFNPLGEFLAAGVPSTISSDAPVAEPRPLEAIQAAVTRVTRRGAKLGPDSLRITAAEALKAHTLEGATSLGRDNEFGSLSVGKRADFVVLDADPLAVDPAEIAGIRVRETWVDGISRHFAEGPTSSDHHRPMEEV; encoded by the coding sequence ATGCGCAGACTAGCCACCTTCGACGACCGCGATTCGCAGCCGACGATCGTCACCGCCGATCACATCCACACCGTCGATGACGCGAATCCGGGCGCAGAGGCGATGTTCATCGCCGGGGGAATGATCAGGGCCATCGGCTCCCGTGCCGAGGTGGAGGCGGCCGCATCCGGGACCGACCCTGTGCGCATCGACCGGCCCGGGGCCACGATCGTGCCCGGCTTCGTCGACGCCCACGCCCACCCGCTGATGTACGGGCAGATGCTCACCTGGATCGACGTCTCCCCGGAGAAGGCAGGCACGATCCCGGAGATCGTCGAACTCATGCGCGAGGGCGCGAAGAGGTTGCCCGCAGGAACACCCATCCGCGGGTACGGCTACGAGCAGCGCAACCTCGCTGAGCGGAGACACCCGCGCAAGGAGGAGCTCGACGAGATCGCCACTGACCGCGAAGTCTACATCATGAACTCTTCCGGACACGGGGGAGTGGTCAACTCCTTCACCTTCGAGAAGTTCGGCATCACGAAGGAGACGCCGAATCCCGAAGGCGGAGAATTCTTCCGCGACGCCGACGGTAAGCTCACCGGCGAACTCTCCGATGCCGCCTGCAATGTCCTCACCGGACTCCACGGAGTCAAGATCGGCCATCACGGACCGAACTTCCACCTCGGCGACGAGGCGGCCGAGCACCAGCACCAGCTCGACCTCGTCCAGCGAGAATTCCTGGCGGGCGGCGTCACCGCCCTCGGCGATGCGCAGGTGTCGAAGCGCGAATTCGCCGCCTACCTGACGATGGTCGACCGGGGAGCGCTGGACATGCGGGTGTCTATGTACTTCCTCTCCCACCTCCTCGACCAGGTCATCGACCTCGGCCTGACCGGTCCCTTCGGCAATGCCTTCCTCTCTGCGGCTGGGATCAAACTCTATGCTGACGGCACCCTGGGCGGCTGGACCGCCTACTTCCCCGAAGGCTATGTGGGCGATCCCTGCCGCACCGGCCAGCTCTACCACGACCCGAGGGAATACACCGAACTGCTCTCCCGAGCCCATGCGAATGGACTGCAGACGGCCACGCATGCTCAGTCCCCGACCGCCATCGCCATGGTCGTCGACGCCGTTGAAAAGGCCCTGGAAGAGCGGCCGGATGCCGATGCCCGTCACCGGATCGAGCACTGCGGACTGCCGACCGAGGCAGACATCGCGCGGATGGCGGAGCTCGGCATCCGGCCGGTCAACCAGACACAGCACTACTTCAACTGGGGCGAAGGCGTCGAACAGGCCATCGGCACCCCGGGAGAGCGGTTCAACCCTCTCGGCGAATTCCTCGCCGCGGGTGTCCCCTCCACCATCTCCTCCGATGCCCCCGTCGCCGAACCGCGACCGCTCGAAGCGATCCAGGCTGCGGTGACCCGGGTGACGCGGCGCGGCGCCAAGCTCGGACCCGACAGCCTGCGGATCACCGCCGCCGAGGCGCTGAAAGCCCACACCCTGGAAGGAGCGACTTCGCTGGGTCGAGACAACGAGTTCGGCTCGCTGAGTGTCGGCAAACGTGCGGACTTCGTCGTCCTCGACGCCGACCCACTGGCTGTCGACCCGGCAGAGATCGCCGGCATCAGGGTCCGTGAGACCTGGGTCGACGGCATCAGCCGTCACTTCGCCGAAGGCCCCACCTCCAGTGATCATCATCGTCCGATGGAAGAGGTCTGA
- a CDS encoding thiamine pyrophosphate-binding protein: protein MHEQLTKTEKRRTTGWVVMEALRSFGVDTVFGIPGTHNLEFYRPLEALGIRAVTARHEQGAGYAADGWSLQTGLPGVVLTTSGPGLLNALSAAGTAFCESRPMIILAPGPARGAEFADAGTLHETKDQLAAASAIVEWGRRVSTAAEAVTAVHDAFALFSSSRPRPVYIEIPLDLLVEVTDLDEHLVTARTADPVPLPPEQSIAEAAKLLSAAHRPVILAGGGARGAAGPIRKLAEQLAAPVVTSLNGKGVLDEHHPLSLGSNLRLNSVREHARNADVLLVIGAKLGDAELWVDRLDAQGTVIRIDILDTQIDKNQTADLGLVGDANAVVTAIVESIGAAPTLVESPNSDVEELVVELLAAAQNECAELSPVNTAISADIASALPADAIVATDSSQIAYGGLLNTLKVVRANSTPYMGTFATLGYGLPAALGARIGAPHRPSFVVIGDGALMFSVQEFITVVEQDEDVTVIVLDNGGYGEIRANEADISIAPIGVDLVQPDWPALAQAFGGNGRHVNSTVELAAAVDTALSMGGLQLIHLDPTEYTSEENK from the coding sequence ATGCACGAACAGCTGACGAAGACGGAGAAGCGCAGAACCACAGGGTGGGTGGTCATGGAGGCGCTGCGCTCCTTTGGTGTCGACACGGTCTTCGGGATCCCCGGAACCCACAACCTCGAGTTCTACCGTCCGCTCGAGGCGCTGGGAATCCGTGCCGTCACGGCCCGACACGAACAGGGCGCCGGATATGCCGCAGACGGGTGGTCGCTGCAGACAGGGCTGCCGGGAGTCGTGCTCACCACCAGCGGGCCCGGGCTGCTCAACGCACTCTCGGCGGCCGGGACCGCCTTCTGCGAGTCCCGGCCCATGATCATCCTCGCCCCGGGCCCGGCCAGGGGTGCGGAGTTCGCCGACGCGGGCACCCTGCATGAGACGAAGGACCAGCTCGCGGCCGCCTCGGCGATCGTCGAATGGGGACGCCGGGTGAGCACCGCCGCCGAGGCGGTGACCGCCGTCCACGACGCCTTCGCGCTCTTCTCCTCCTCGCGGCCGCGCCCGGTCTACATCGAGATCCCGCTCGACCTGCTCGTCGAGGTCACCGACCTCGACGAGCACCTCGTCACGGCCCGCACCGCCGACCCCGTGCCCCTGCCGCCGGAGCAGAGCATCGCCGAGGCGGCGAAACTCCTGAGCGCCGCCCACAGGCCGGTGATCCTCGCCGGCGGCGGTGCACGCGGTGCCGCGGGCCCGATCCGGAAGCTTGCCGAACAGTTGGCTGCCCCCGTGGTCACGAGCCTCAACGGCAAGGGCGTCCTCGATGAGCATCACCCGCTGTCGCTGGGGTCGAACCTGCGGCTGAACAGCGTCCGCGAGCATGCCAGGAACGCGGACGTGCTGCTCGTCATCGGAGCGAAGCTCGGCGATGCCGAACTCTGGGTCGATCGTCTCGATGCGCAGGGCACAGTCATCCGGATCGATATCCTCGACACGCAGATCGACAAGAACCAGACTGCCGATCTCGGTCTCGTCGGTGATGCTAATGCGGTAGTCACCGCGATCGTCGAGTCAATCGGAGCGGCACCAACACTCGTAGAATCTCCGAATTCTGACGTCGAGGAATTGGTAGTTGAGCTGCTGGCGGCGGCACAGAACGAATGTGCAGAACTCTCACCGGTCAATACCGCAATCTCTGCCGATATCGCCTCCGCATTGCCCGCCGACGCGATCGTCGCCACCGATTCCTCGCAGATCGCCTATGGAGGACTGTTGAATACGCTCAAGGTCGTGAGGGCAAATTCGACGCCGTACATGGGCACCTTCGCAACACTGGGCTATGGGCTGCCAGCAGCTTTGGGTGCGCGCATCGGTGCCCCACACCGTCCGAGCTTCGTCGTCATCGGCGACGGTGCGCTGATGTTCTCCGTGCAGGAATTCATCACCGTCGTCGAACAGGACGAAGATGTCACCGTCATCGTTCTGGACAATGGCGGCTATGGAGAGATCCGAGCCAATGAAGCCGATATCAGCATCGCGCCCATCGGAGTCGACCTCGTCCAACCGGACTGGCCAGCCCTCGCGCAGGCGTTCGGAGGCAACGGCAGACATGTGAACTCGACCGTCGAATTAGCCGCCGCCGTTGACACTGCTCTCTCCATGGGTGGACTCCAACTCATCCACCTCGACCCCACCGAATACACGTCTGAGGAGAACAAATGA
- a CDS encoding C-terminal binding protein — protein MTREVIEALPELRIISLMSMGTDSVDIEAASEHGIWVTNVPGAATEEVATHALTTVLAHLRRLPFYTASANPTDWNARSALAPRRVSELTLGIIGLGRIGRELARQSSALFGSVIGSDPYLPDTEEVRADLDALGVRRVDLDEVRVSADVLSLHLPLTDDTENMVDAEFLARMAEGSLIVNVSRGGVIDHADLASALDSGRLAGACLDVLDVEPPTPDHPLLGRDEVLLTPHIAYYSDRTAVEYVRIQAQNAITLFETGRPDSPVNTPADRPEGTHDLS, from the coding sequence ATCACTCGAGAAGTCATCGAGGCGCTGCCTGAGCTGAGAATCATCTCTCTTATGTCCATGGGGACGGACAGTGTCGACATTGAAGCTGCGAGTGAACACGGAATCTGGGTGACGAACGTCCCCGGAGCCGCCACCGAGGAAGTCGCCACCCATGCTCTGACGACCGTGCTCGCCCACCTGCGCCGCCTTCCCTTCTACACCGCCTCGGCGAACCCCACCGACTGGAACGCACGGTCGGCGCTCGCCCCCCGGCGAGTGAGCGAGCTGACTCTGGGCATCATCGGTCTCGGCCGCATCGGACGGGAGCTCGCGCGACAGTCCTCGGCGCTGTTCGGATCCGTCATCGGCTCCGATCCGTACCTGCCAGACACCGAGGAAGTTCGCGCCGATCTCGACGCACTGGGTGTGCGACGAGTCGACCTCGACGAAGTGCGCGTGAGCGCCGATGTGCTCTCGCTGCATCTGCCGCTGACCGACGACACGGAGAACATGGTCGACGCGGAGTTCCTCGCCAGAATGGCCGAGGGATCGCTGATCGTCAACGTCTCCCGCGGAGGCGTCATCGATCACGCTGACTTAGCGAGCGCACTCGACTCCGGCCGACTCGCAGGGGCCTGCCTCGACGTCCTCGACGTGGAACCGCCGACTCCGGACCACCCGCTGCTGGGGCGAGATGAAGTCCTGCTCACTCCGCACATCGCCTACTACTCCGATCGCACCGCGGTCGAGTACGTGCGCATCCAGGCGCAGAATGCCATCACCCTGTTCGAGACCGGACGCCCGGATTCGCCCGTGAACACTCCTGCAGACCGACCCGAAGGCACGCATGACCTCTCCTGA
- a CDS encoding zinc-binding metallopeptidase family protein, whose protein sequence is MTSPDDSTPFPEDALPGDAKTTAREWIDAHLDELAEWHTHIWELAEPAWREYRSQAWYVKRLRESGFIVEDGSAGMPTAFCAEWSNGEGPTLLTYAEYDAVPGNSQAATTHEQPRAGLSRFAPGHTDPHSALGLSTLAGLLATKHAMEVHNLGGRLKYTGEPAEKMHGSKVVHGLRGYYDDADAIVSFHPFYMLPLCNTARWDTHCGAYYSKVYSFVCDHPETWQLSSADPNSPIPASHSAARAPGANVALSQMYTSSRMMLDSMLPATGGWSFSDAILTEGQATADNLPQRVARLQYSWRTPDVEMAEHVLAVLDRNAAAAASIAHCEVEERWVARSRPGRANHVLAEVLYSNLEQIGPPEYGPEAVETGQAIQTALGVEPMEKPFLAATEELIEPQEAERILREQMPAWQRNWTSDDYVEMSHYAPLVRFYIARPTLAPSGDGRPYPPWAMNALGGIPSTITPTIETAGKTIAGTFLDLLQRPKLLSDAKSEFDRRVGAEPMPPLLPDDFAAPVDLPWPDYRWNGSQ, encoded by the coding sequence ATGACCTCTCCTGATGACTCGACCCCGTTTCCCGAAGACGCCCTCCCCGGCGACGCCAAGACGACCGCCAGGGAATGGATCGACGCCCACCTCGATGAGCTGGCCGAGTGGCACACCCACATCTGGGAGCTTGCCGAACCGGCCTGGCGCGAATACCGGTCCCAAGCCTGGTATGTGAAGAGGCTGCGCGAATCCGGCTTCATCGTCGAGGACGGCTCGGCCGGGATGCCCACCGCGTTCTGCGCCGAGTGGTCCAATGGCGAGGGGCCGACGCTGCTGACCTACGCCGAATACGATGCAGTGCCCGGAAACAGTCAGGCCGCGACGACGCATGAGCAGCCGCGAGCCGGACTCAGCCGCTTCGCCCCAGGACACACCGACCCGCACTCGGCGCTGGGGCTCTCGACCCTCGCCGGCCTGTTGGCCACGAAGCATGCGATGGAGGTGCACAACCTCGGCGGGCGGCTGAAGTACACGGGTGAGCCGGCGGAGAAGATGCACGGCTCGAAGGTCGTCCACGGACTGCGCGGCTACTACGACGATGCGGACGCGATCGTGTCCTTCCATCCCTTCTACATGCTGCCGCTTTGCAACACCGCCCGTTGGGACACCCACTGCGGTGCCTACTATTCCAAGGTGTACAGCTTCGTCTGCGACCACCCGGAGACCTGGCAGCTCTCGAGCGCCGACCCGAACTCGCCGATCCCCGCCTCGCACTCCGCCGCCCGGGCACCGGGAGCCAATGTGGCGCTGTCGCAGATGTACACGTCCAGTCGGATGATGCTCGACTCGATGCTGCCGGCCACCGGCGGGTGGAGCTTCTCCGACGCCATCCTCACCGAGGGGCAGGCCACCGCCGACAACCTGCCGCAGCGGGTGGCCAGGCTGCAGTATTCATGGCGAACCCCCGATGTCGAGATGGCCGAGCACGTCCTCGCCGTCCTCGACCGCAATGCCGCGGCCGCCGCCTCCATCGCCCACTGCGAGGTCGAAGAACGATGGGTGGCCCGAAGCCGGCCCGGCCGGGCGAACCATGTGCTCGCCGAGGTGCTCTATTCCAACCTTGAACAGATCGGACCGCCCGAATACGGGCCGGAGGCCGTGGAGACGGGGCAGGCGATACAGACCGCTCTCGGAGTCGAGCCGATGGAGAAGCCGTTCCTGGCCGCCACCGAAGAGCTCATCGAACCGCAGGAAGCCGAACGCATCCTGCGTGAGCAGATGCCGGCGTGGCAGAGGAACTGGACCAGCGACGACTACGTCGAGATGTCGCATTACGCTCCGCTGGTGCGCTTCTACATCGCCCGGCCGACACTTGCTCCCAGCGGCGATGGTCGCCCGTATCCGCCGTGGGCGATGAACGCCCTCGGCGGTATCCCCTCGACGATCACACCGACGATCGAGACTGCCGGAAAGACGATTGCGGGAACGTTCCTCGACCTGCTGCAGCGGCCCAAGCTGCTGTCCGACGCGAAATCGGAATTCGACCGGCGGGTCGGGGCCGAGCCGATGCCGCCCCTGCTGCCCGACGACTTCGCGGCACCTGTTGACCTGCCCTGGCCTGACTACAGATGGAACGGCTCTCAGTGA
- a CDS encoding SDR family oxidoreductase: MIDQLTFQDPATRYPDITPPKQDQPEPGLDADLIPGTDRGEDSYTGTGRLRGRRALITGSDSGIGSAVAIAFAREGADVALAYLPAEEEDAQHVCEVIRRAGRKAVPLPGDLSDPDYCREVVRQAAEELGGLDALVNNAGRQIAVEDIADLTDEQWEDTFRTNIHAMFRVSQSALEHLEPGSTIVNSTSVQAYSPSARLIDYASTKAAINNFTKGLATQLAPRGIRVNSVAPGPIWTPLQVSDGQPKDALPHFGKNTPLGRAGQPTELAPAYVFLTSSESSYVIGETLNVNGGQPSP, translated from the coding sequence ATGATCGACCAACTGACCTTCCAGGACCCCGCCACTCGATATCCTGACATCACACCTCCGAAGCAGGACCAGCCGGAACCGGGACTCGACGCCGATCTCATTCCCGGCACAGATCGCGGTGAGGACAGCTACACCGGCACAGGCAGGCTCCGCGGGCGCAGGGCGCTCATCACCGGCTCGGACTCGGGAATCGGATCCGCCGTCGCGATCGCCTTCGCCCGAGAGGGTGCCGATGTCGCCCTGGCGTATCTGCCCGCCGAGGAGGAGGACGCCCAACACGTCTGCGAGGTCATCCGCCGTGCCGGTCGCAAGGCCGTACCTCTGCCCGGAGACCTGTCCGATCCTGACTACTGCCGGGAGGTCGTCCGCCAGGCGGCCGAAGAGCTGGGCGGACTAGACGCCTTGGTCAACAACGCCGGGCGGCAGATCGCCGTCGAAGACATCGCCGACCTCACGGATGAGCAGTGGGAAGACACTTTCCGGACGAACATCCACGCGATGTTCAGGGTCTCCCAGTCCGCGCTCGAGCATCTCGAGCCCGGGTCGACGATCGTCAACAGCACCTCCGTACAGGCATATTCGCCTTCCGCCCGCCTCATCGACTATGCGTCGACGAAAGCGGCAATCAACAATTTCACCAAGGGACTGGCCACTCAACTCGCACCGAGGGGAATCCGAGTGAACTCTGTGGCCCCGGGACCGATCTGGACTCCGTTGCAGGTCTCCGACGGCCAGCCGAAGGACGCCCTGCCGCACTTCGGGAAGAACACTCCGCTCGGAAGGGCGGGGCAGCCGACGGAGCTGGCTCCCGCCTACGTCTTCCTCACCTCGTCGGAGTCGAGCTACGTCATCGGTGAGACCCTCAACGTCAATGGCGGCCAACCGAGTCCCTGA
- a CDS encoding ChaB family protein: protein MPKTTKTGKPKDGELPSTLEKSSQKAQRTFAKAYDSAFDHYGDEKRAHQVAYDALKHSFEKVGDRWVAKDSPGPSDAQSSGGKNTNRATAGGVDANASKEHLYAQAKSLNISGRSTMTKKELVDALEKESKRKTKQNS from the coding sequence ATGCCGAAGACGACGAAGACGGGAAAGCCGAAGGACGGCGAACTGCCCTCGACCTTGGAGAAGTCGAGCCAGAAAGCCCAACGAACCTTCGCAAAGGCCTACGACTCGGCCTTCGACCACTACGGGGATGAGAAGCGAGCTCATCAGGTCGCCTACGACGCCCTCAAACACAGTTTCGAGAAGGTCGGCGACAGATGGGTGGCGAAAGATTCGCCTGGACCCTCGGACGCGCAGAGCTCAGGCGGGAAGAACACCAATCGCGCAACGGCCGGCGGAGTCGATGCGAACGCGTCGAAGGAGCACCTCTACGCGCAGGCGAAATCGCTGAACATCTCTGGAAGGTCGACGATGACGAAGAAGGAACTTGTCGATGCACTGGAGAAAGAGAGCAAGCGGAAGACGAAACAGAATTCCTGA
- a CDS encoding FUSC family protein, with protein sequence MPHQRSVAEYLRQPEFATDLLQIAKGVIAATGAWWFSDAVLESQMPFLAPWTALLTVHATVYRSFSRGVQTTIASTIGVGVSFLIGNYLGVGIWTFALAMFVGLAGARLSWIRDEGVAIATTAIFILGSGFDSQQPLLVDRLLELALGVAFGLAVNLLMIPPLRDRQAARYIDSVNRQMGEVLTDMSNQFSHTWDSDSAQEWFERTEAMSRELESAWQTVRFARESRRINPRTAMRIGSSHGRPAAPESAPHDEEEGYESILLRVDEGISHLRNLARTLREASSSETEWNTQFREEWASIVADAGRAIADPDSEVEPVFDRLEQLSADISQDQTLPKTTWPLYGSLITSLRHIVVIVDDVASARRARESD encoded by the coding sequence ATGCCCCACCAACGCTCAGTGGCGGAATACCTCCGGCAACCGGAGTTCGCCACCGACCTGCTGCAGATCGCCAAGGGAGTGATCGCGGCCACGGGCGCATGGTGGTTCTCCGACGCCGTGCTCGAGAGCCAGATGCCCTTCCTCGCTCCGTGGACTGCTTTGCTGACAGTCCACGCCACCGTCTACAGGTCGTTCTCTCGAGGAGTGCAGACGACGATCGCGTCGACGATCGGAGTTGGCGTGTCCTTCCTCATCGGCAACTACCTCGGTGTCGGTATCTGGACTTTCGCTCTGGCGATGTTCGTCGGTCTGGCCGGTGCCCGCCTCTCGTGGATCCGTGACGAAGGTGTGGCGATTGCGACGACCGCGATCTTCATCCTCGGCTCCGGATTCGATTCTCAGCAGCCGCTGCTCGTCGATCGACTCCTCGAACTCGCCCTCGGGGTGGCCTTCGGCCTCGCCGTCAACCTCCTCATGATCCCACCGCTGCGGGATCGACAAGCGGCCCGCTATATCGACAGCGTCAACCGGCAGATGGGCGAAGTGCTCACCGACATGTCGAATCAGTTCTCCCACACATGGGACTCTGATTCCGCACAGGAATGGTTCGAGCGCACGGAGGCCATGAGCCGAGAGCTTGAGTCGGCGTGGCAGACCGTGCGATTCGCCCGCGAGAGCAGACGCATCAACCCCCGCACAGCCATGCGTATCGGCAGCTCTCACGGCCGACCTGCCGCACCGGAAAGTGCCCCGCACGACGAGGAGGAAGGCTATGAGAGCATCTTGCTCAGAGTCGACGAAGGCATCTCACACCTGCGGAACCTTGCCCGTACTCTCCGAGAGGCATCGTCGTCGGAAACGGAATGGAACACGCAGTTCCGTGAGGAGTGGGCATCGATCGTGGCCGATGCCGGACGGGCCATCGCCGATCCCGACAGTGAGGTCGAACCGGTCTTCGACAGGCTCGAGCAGCTCTCAGCCGATATCTCACAGGATCAGACGCTCCCGAAGACCACCTGGCCGCTCTACGGCTCCCTCATCACGAGCTTGCGCCACATCGTCGTCATCGTCGACGACGTCGCCTCAGCACGCAGAGCCCGAGAGTCCGACTGA
- a CDS encoding phospholipase D-like domain-containing protein, with protein MSPLRVSPASHISRRIVPWAVAGLASAVPATIAASMVIDLIQKRGRKTRTAPRPGTFSSTVEESELNIYTDGSTLYEAMIDAIDSARDSILMETFIWKNDEVGQRFIDAFNAAADRGVEIHLIYDGFANLTIPSSFYQQLSELIHVLRLPTVARQFWRGPLRHSGFNHSKILVIDDDVAFVGGFNIGSLYARHWRDTHLRSVGPGAWGLRQTIAQVWNEFHDTDEQIAWVPPEVWESKLRVAANLPIHLVYPIRSMYLNAFARAQKRIWLTTPYFIPDQQLLQALIEAADRGVDVRVMVPQESNHILGDWLSRGFFEQMINSKVTVLLYTASMIHSKVATVDGDWSTVGTANIDRLSLTFNYETNVEVIDSAFAAEMEKVFGRDSVHCVELGTDWLDRHQLVKLAERALVPMRPWL; from the coding sequence ATGTCTCCTTTGAGAGTTTCTCCTGCCAGTCACATCAGCCGTCGAATCGTGCCCTGGGCGGTCGCCGGACTGGCCAGTGCCGTGCCGGCGACCATCGCAGCTTCGATGGTCATCGACCTGATCCAGAAACGGGGACGCAAAACGCGCACCGCTCCGCGTCCGGGAACCTTCAGCTCAACGGTCGAAGAGTCAGAGCTCAACATCTACACCGATGGTTCCACCCTGTACGAGGCCATGATCGATGCGATCGATTCGGCGCGTGATTCGATCCTCATGGAGACATTCATCTGGAAGAACGACGAGGTGGGCCAGAGGTTCATCGACGCATTCAATGCGGCGGCGGATCGCGGAGTGGAGATCCACCTCATCTACGACGGGTTTGCGAACCTCACGATCCCGTCGTCCTTCTACCAGCAGCTGTCGGAACTTATCCATGTCCTGCGCCTGCCGACAGTGGCGCGGCAGTTCTGGCGGGGGCCCCTGCGCCATTCGGGATTCAACCATTCGAAGATCCTCGTCATCGACGATGATGTGGCCTTCGTCGGCGGATTCAACATCGGCTCCCTCTATGCCCGTCACTGGCGCGATACCCATCTGCGCTCGGTCGGTCCGGGAGCATGGGGGCTGCGACAGACGATCGCGCAGGTGTGGAATGAGTTCCACGACACCGACGAACAGATCGCCTGGGTCCCGCCCGAAGTGTGGGAGTCGAAGCTGCGAGTCGCTGCCAACCTGCCCATCCACCTCGTCTACCCGATCCGGAGCATGTACCTCAACGCCTTCGCTCGCGCACAGAAGCGAATCTGGCTGACGACTCCCTACTTCATCCCTGACCAACAGCTTCTGCAGGCGCTGATCGAGGCGGCTGACAGGGGAGTCGATGTGCGGGTGATGGTTCCGCAGGAATCCAATCACATCCTCGGGGACTGGCTCTCCCGGGGATTCTTCGAACAGATGATCAACTCGAAGGTCACGGTCCTGCTCTACACCGCGAGCATGATCCATTCGAAGGTCGCCACCGTCGACGGTGATTGGTCGACGGTGGGCACGGCGAATATCGACCGACTGTCGTTGACATTCAACTACGAGACCAATGTCGAAGTCATCGACAGCGCCTTCGCCGCTGAGATGGAGAAGGTGTTCGGCAGAGATTCCGTGCACTGTGTGGAGCTCGGCACGGATTGGCTCGACCGGCATCAGCTGGTCAAGCTCGCCGAACGGGCGCTCGTGCCAATGCGCCCCTGGCTGTGA